In Camelus dromedarius isolate mCamDro1 chromosome 4, mCamDro1.pat, whole genome shotgun sequence, the DNA window ACTTTTTGATGTTTAGCTTCTCCTAGGTTTTTTCGTCTTTCTGCTTCCTTGGGCTCCACTCTCTCTCCGAGCACTTCTCATACCCCTGCATGTTTATTCTGGGCTTCTCATCTTTGGGACAGTGATTGCGACAGTACTTATGGGAGTGACCGAGAAACTGATTTTTGCCCTGTAAGTTGCATAGTTTTCCTAATACTTTTCAATTCTTAAACTGTATAATGTTAAATACTTGTTCCATTGGGAAAatgtaataacattttttaaatgttgaaaataaaaagtttggatatttatttttgcaaatgaagactATTATACATGTAATGTACCATTAATAATGCTTGGAAGAAGAACCAAAAAGTCCAACAAATTGTACCACTCTTACAAAACAACTCTTGAAGTTATACATGCTCTTTCAGCCATGTTGATGTGCATatttttatagtaactataattGTAGTGTACGTACATTTTGTGTTatccttttttcaatttttaagtgaTACGGGTGTTCCAGATGCTATATTGTTTTCATACTTACAGTATTTCATACAATTCCTTTGAGTGAATTATAAACATTACTTAAATTTCTCCTTAATATCAAGCTTTAAGGGAATTTACACTGAAGTTCTGCCAATGTGTGTTTTGAGCAGATAAATTCAAGACAGTTTGCCATGTCACTGTTATCACCCTATTTGTAACTGGACACACTCTCTCCTTTTTTGTAGGAAAGATCCTGCATACAGTACATTCCCGCCAGAAGGTGTTTTCACAAATACCCTCAGCCTTCTGATTCTACTGTATGGGGCTCTCATTTTTTGGATAGTCACCAGACCACAGTGGAAACGCCCTAAAGAACCAAATTCTGTCCTTCTTCAGCCAAATGGAGGCGCTCCAGAGGGAGTGGAAAGTTCCATGGCAATGAACTTTGGCAATGTGGACAAATCAGATTCAGAGTTAAACAGTGAAGCAGCAGCGAGGAAAAGGAACTTCACCCTTGACGAGGCTGGACAGAGATCCACCATGTAAAACGGGGTAGAGATATAGCCACGtaacttcactttaaaaaaccAGCTCTACAGTTTAGCTTCTCGTATTTAGCCCTAAGATGGTTGGGCTCCACTGAGTCCATATTTA includes these proteins:
- the LOC105091088 gene encoding plasma membrane ascorbate-dependent reductase CYBRD1, whose translation is MTEAIIVYRLPWTWKCSKLLMKSIHAGLHTVATILAIIALVAVFDFHNSRNIPNMYSLHSWVGLIAVIFYILQLLLGFFVFLLPWAPLSLRALLIPLHVYSGLLIFGTVIATVLMGVTEKLIFALKDPAYSTFPPEGVFTNTLSLLILLYGALIFWIVTRPQWKRPKEPNSVLLQPNGGAPEGVESSMAMNFGNVDKSDSELNSEAAARKRNFTLDEAGQRSTM